One Eubalaena glacialis isolate mEubGla1 chromosome 11, mEubGla1.1.hap2.+ XY, whole genome shotgun sequence DNA segment encodes these proteins:
- the CPSF6 gene encoding cleavage and polyadenylation specificity factor subunit 6 isoform X1, which yields MADGVDHIDIYADVGEEFNQEAEYGGHDQIDLYDDVISPSANNGDAPEDRDYMDTLPPTVGDDVGKGAAPNVVYTYTGKRIALYIGNLTWWTTDEDLTEAVHSLGVNDILEIKFFENRANGQSKGFALVGVGSEASSKKLMDLLPKRELHGQNPVVTPCNKQFLSQFEMQSRKTTQSGQMSGEGKAGPPGGSSRAAFPQGGRGRARFPGAVPGGDRFPGPAGPGGPPPPFPGNLIKHLVKGTRPLFLETRIPWHMGHSIEEIPIFGLKAGQTPPRPPLGPPGPPGPPGPPPPGQVLPPPLAGPPNRGDRPPPPVLFPGQPFGQPPLGPLPPGPPPPVPGYGPPPGPPPPQQGPPPPPGPFPPRPPGPLGPPLTLAPPPHLPGPPPGAPPPAPHVNPAFFPPPTNSGMPTSDSRGPPPTDPYGRPPPYDRGDYGPPGREMDTARTPLSEAEFEEIMNRNRAISSSAISRAVSDASAGDYGSAIETLVTAISLIKQSKVSADDRCKVLISSLQDCLHGIESKSYGSGSRRERSRERDHSRSREKSRRHKSRSRDRHDDYYRERSRERERHRDRDRDRDRERDREREYRHR from the exons GAAGCTGAATATGGTGGGCATGATCAGATAGATTTGTATGATGATGTCATCTCTCCATCTGCAAATAATGGAGATGCCCCAGAAGATCGGGATTACATGGATACTCTCCCACCAACTGTTGGTGATGATGTGGGTAAAGGAGCAGCACCAAATGTTGTCTATACGTATACTGGAAAGAGAATTGCATTATATATTGGAAATCTAACATGG TGGACAACAGATGAAGACTTAACTGAAGCAGTTCATTCTTTGGGAGTAAatgatattttggagataaaattttttgaaaatcgGGCAAATGGCCAGTCAAAGGG GTTTGCCCTTGTTGGTGTTGGATCTGAAGCATCCTCAAAAAAGTTAATGGATCTGTTGCCTAAAAGAGAACTTCATGGTCAGAATCCTGTTGTAACTCCATGCAATAAACAGTTCCTGAGTCAATTTGAAATGCAGTCCAGGAAAA CTACACAGTCAGGACAAATGTCTGGGGAAGGTAAAGCTGGTCCTCCGGGAGGCAGTTCACGTGCAGCCTTTCCACAAGGTGGTAGAGGACGGGCCCGTTTTCCAGGGGCTGTTCCTGGTGGGGACAGATTTCCTGGGCCAGCAGGACCAGGAGGGCCACCTCCACCTTTTCCag GAAATTTGATCAAGCATCTTGTTAAAGGAACTCGGCCTTTGTTCCTGGAAACTAGGATTCCATGGCATATGGGGCACAGCATAGAGGAAATACCCATTTTTGGCCTAAAag CTGGACAGACTCCACCACGTCCACCCTTAGGTCCTCCAGGACCACCCGGTCCACCAGGTCCTCCACCTCCTGGTCAGGTTCTGCCTCCTCCTTTAGCTGGGCCTCCTAATCGAGGAGATCGCCCTCCACCACCAGTTCTTTTTCCTGGACAACCTTTTGGGCAGCCTCCATTGGGTCCGCTTCCTCCTGGTCCTCCACCTCCAGTTCCAGGCTACGGCCCCCCTCCTGGTCCACCACCTCCACAACAAggaccacctccacctccaggccCCTTTCCACCTCGCCCACCTGGCCCTCTTGGGCCACCCCTTACACTCGCTCCTCCTccgcatcttcctggaccacctCCAGGTGCCCCACCACCAGCTCCACATGTGAACCCCGCTTTCTTTCCTCCACCAACTAACAGCGGCATGCCTACATCAGATAGCCGGGGTCCACCACCAACGGACCCATATGGCCGGCCTCCACCATATGATAGGGGTGACTATGGGCCTCCTGGAAG GGAAATGGATACTGCAAGAACACCATTGAGTGAAGCTGAGTTTGAAGAAATCATGAATAGAAACAGGGCAATCTCAAGCAGTGCTATTTCAAGAGCTGTGTCTGATGCCAGTGCTG GTGATTATGGGAGTGCTATTGAGACATTGGTAACTGCAATTTCTTTAATTAAACAATCCAAAGTATCTGCTGATGATCGTTGCAAAGTTCTTATTAGCTCTTTGCAAGATTGCCTTCATGGAATTGAATCCAAGTCTTACGGTTCTGGATCAAG ACGTGAACGATCAAGAGAAAGGGATCATAGTAGATCACGAGAAAAGAGTCGGCGTCATAAATCCCGCAGTAGAGATCGTCATGATGATTATtacagagagagaagcagagaacgAGAGAGACACCGGGACCGGGACCGGGACCGTGATCGAGAGCGCGACCGAGAGCGCGAGTATCGTCATCGTTAG
- the CPSF6 gene encoding cleavage and polyadenylation specificity factor subunit 6 isoform X2: MADGVDHIDIYADVGEEFNQEAEYGGHDQIDLYDDVISPSANNGDAPEDRDYMDTLPPTVGDDVGKGAAPNVVYTYTGKRIALYIGNLTWWTTDEDLTEAVHSLGVNDILEIKFFENRANGQSKGFALVGVGSEASSKKLMDLLPKRELHGQNPVVTPCNKQFLSQFEMQSRKTTQSGQMSGEGKAGPPGGSSRAAFPQGGRGRARFPGAVPGGDRFPGPAGPGGPPPPFPAGQTPPRPPLGPPGPPGPPGPPPPGQVLPPPLAGPPNRGDRPPPPVLFPGQPFGQPPLGPLPPGPPPPVPGYGPPPGPPPPQQGPPPPPGPFPPRPPGPLGPPLTLAPPPHLPGPPPGAPPPAPHVNPAFFPPPTNSGMPTSDSRGPPPTDPYGRPPPYDRGDYGPPGREMDTARTPLSEAEFEEIMNRNRAISSSAISRAVSDASAGDYGSAIETLVTAISLIKQSKVSADDRCKVLISSLQDCLHGIESKSYGSGSRRERSRERDHSRSREKSRRHKSRSRDRHDDYYRERSRERERHRDRDRDRDRERDREREYRHR; the protein is encoded by the exons GAAGCTGAATATGGTGGGCATGATCAGATAGATTTGTATGATGATGTCATCTCTCCATCTGCAAATAATGGAGATGCCCCAGAAGATCGGGATTACATGGATACTCTCCCACCAACTGTTGGTGATGATGTGGGTAAAGGAGCAGCACCAAATGTTGTCTATACGTATACTGGAAAGAGAATTGCATTATATATTGGAAATCTAACATGG TGGACAACAGATGAAGACTTAACTGAAGCAGTTCATTCTTTGGGAGTAAatgatattttggagataaaattttttgaaaatcgGGCAAATGGCCAGTCAAAGGG GTTTGCCCTTGTTGGTGTTGGATCTGAAGCATCCTCAAAAAAGTTAATGGATCTGTTGCCTAAAAGAGAACTTCATGGTCAGAATCCTGTTGTAACTCCATGCAATAAACAGTTCCTGAGTCAATTTGAAATGCAGTCCAGGAAAA CTACACAGTCAGGACAAATGTCTGGGGAAGGTAAAGCTGGTCCTCCGGGAGGCAGTTCACGTGCAGCCTTTCCACAAGGTGGTAGAGGACGGGCCCGTTTTCCAGGGGCTGTTCCTGGTGGGGACAGATTTCCTGGGCCAGCAGGACCAGGAGGGCCACCTCCACCTTTTCCag CTGGACAGACTCCACCACGTCCACCCTTAGGTCCTCCAGGACCACCCGGTCCACCAGGTCCTCCACCTCCTGGTCAGGTTCTGCCTCCTCCTTTAGCTGGGCCTCCTAATCGAGGAGATCGCCCTCCACCACCAGTTCTTTTTCCTGGACAACCTTTTGGGCAGCCTCCATTGGGTCCGCTTCCTCCTGGTCCTCCACCTCCAGTTCCAGGCTACGGCCCCCCTCCTGGTCCACCACCTCCACAACAAggaccacctccacctccaggccCCTTTCCACCTCGCCCACCTGGCCCTCTTGGGCCACCCCTTACACTCGCTCCTCCTccgcatcttcctggaccacctCCAGGTGCCCCACCACCAGCTCCACATGTGAACCCCGCTTTCTTTCCTCCACCAACTAACAGCGGCATGCCTACATCAGATAGCCGGGGTCCACCACCAACGGACCCATATGGCCGGCCTCCACCATATGATAGGGGTGACTATGGGCCTCCTGGAAG GGAAATGGATACTGCAAGAACACCATTGAGTGAAGCTGAGTTTGAAGAAATCATGAATAGAAACAGGGCAATCTCAAGCAGTGCTATTTCAAGAGCTGTGTCTGATGCCAGTGCTG GTGATTATGGGAGTGCTATTGAGACATTGGTAACTGCAATTTCTTTAATTAAACAATCCAAAGTATCTGCTGATGATCGTTGCAAAGTTCTTATTAGCTCTTTGCAAGATTGCCTTCATGGAATTGAATCCAAGTCTTACGGTTCTGGATCAAG ACGTGAACGATCAAGAGAAAGGGATCATAGTAGATCACGAGAAAAGAGTCGGCGTCATAAATCCCGCAGTAGAGATCGTCATGATGATTATtacagagagagaagcagagaacgAGAGAGACACCGGGACCGGGACCGGGACCGTGATCGAGAGCGCGACCGAGAGCGCGAGTATCGTCATCGTTAG